One segment of Cydia amplana chromosome 16, ilCydAmpl1.1, whole genome shotgun sequence DNA contains the following:
- the LOC134655167 gene encoding carboxypeptidase A1-like: MEKVDANTSVSVIGRTAEFHNIVLCKITSKQHSKYFRAFDDKYVDETPEKKIILIVHGLSPMGFRSVPCLYNQKSFLKLVKMYASHLDKFDIFLVPMGNPDGIADKTLTLWNKNKSPQAACSGVNLDRNFDVRWNKSHGIKSCLQVFPGEVPFSELESRAVADLIHHYNHKIVAYIHVHAGTYGPGAFKGDAVLYPKGYSNQAIEDKYIELDAGVEEAMRNAGFKVYDVTVTSLYRWYGQVTGSSVDYASTVYGIPYAMEFVMQPYENYRSPETTSEEMHDNVLTEVWQRVIEVVFSAIYKATTPHSSGE; encoded by the exons ATGGAAAAGGTAGATGCAAACACCTCTGTTTCCGTAATAGGAAGAACCGCTGAGTTCCACAATATAGTGCTATGCAAAATTACATCCAAACAACACAGCAAGTACTTCAGAGCTTTTGATGACAAATATGTGGACGAAACACCAGAAAAAAAGATAATACTTATCGTTCACGGCCTATCCCCTATGGGATTCAGGAGTGTTCCATGCTTATATAATCAAAAAAGCTTTTTGAAATTAGTGAAAATGTACGCAAGTCATTTGGAcaaatttgatatatttttagtaccAATGGGAAATCCTGATGGTATTGCGGACAAGACT CTCACGTTATGGAACAAGAACAAATCGCCTCAAGCTGCATGCTCAGGTGTGAACTTGGACCGCAACTTTGACGTACGTTGGAACAAGAGCCACGGCATCAAAAGCTGCCTACAGGTTTTCCCGGGAGAAGTCCCCTTCTCGGAGCTCGAGAGCCGTGCCGTGGCGGATCTTATCCACCATTACAACCACAAGATTGTGGCGTACATCCACGTCCATGCTGGGACTTATGGTCCTGGAGCATTCAAG GGAGACGCAGTACTGTATCCCAAAGGATACTCCAACCAAGCGATCGAAGACAAGTACATCGAGTTGGACGCGGGCGTCGAAGAAGCTATGAGGAACGCCGGTTTCAAAGTGTATGATGTCACTGTGACCAGCTTATACCGATGGTACGGACAAGTCACTGGATCAAGTGTTGACTACGCTTCTACA GTATATGGCATTCCATATGCCATGGAGTTCGTCATGCAGCCGTATGAAAACTACAGATCACCAGAGACCACTTCCGAGGAAATGCACGACAACGTCCTCACCGAAGTCTGGCAAAGAGTCATTGAGGTAGTCTTTAGCGCCATTTACAAAGCTACAACACCGCATTCCTCcggagaataa